The Desulfovibrio fairfieldensis sequence CTGCTGGACTTTGAACGCATGGGCGAGGTGCTGGCCCGAAAGTTCGTGGATGCTCTGGACGAGGCCAGGCATACGGCCACGTTACCGCGCCTGATCAGCGCCCTGGGCATCCGTCATGTCGGCGAGCAGACCGCGCGCCTGCTGGCCGGACATTTCCGCGATCTGGACGATCTGGGCCGGGCCGACGCCGAAACCTTGCAGGCCTTGCCCGACGTGGGGCCGGAGGTGGCGGCCTCCATCCGTAACTTTTATGAAAGCCCGGCCAACCGGGCGCAGCTGGAGCGCTTCCGCGAGCTGGGGCTCTGGCCCCTGAGCCCGCTGGCGGACGCGAACAGCGCGGAGACGGCGCAAACGCAGGCCGGGCCGTTACAGGGCAAAAACATACTTTTCACCGGCACGCTCTCTCTGCAGCGCGGCAAGGCCCAGCATCTGGCCGAAGCCGCCGGGGCCATTCCGGCGGGAAGTGTGAATAAAAAACTGGATTTTCTGGTGGTGGGCGACAAGCCGGGCAGCAAGCTGGACAAGGCGCGTGCTCTGGGCATCGCCGTGCTGGACGAGGCGGGCTTCCGCGAACTGCTCGCCGCTTCGGGAATACCCCTGGACCATGCAACAGAGTGAGGCCACACATGAGTACAGCCATTATCGTCGTGGGCGCCAACGGGCGCATGGGCAGAACCATCAGCGGTCTGGCAGCCAACGATCCGGCATACACGCTGGCCGGTCTGGTGGACAGCAAGGAACACCTGGACGCGCTGTCCGGGGCAGGCTGCCCGGTGGCGGATTCGCTGGAGGCTTTGCTGCCGCAGGTTCCGGGCGCGGTGGTCATTGACTTCACGGCTCCGGCCGTCAGCTTGCACTCGGCGCGCGTGGCGGCTCGTACCGGGCACGCCCTGGTCATCGGCACCACGGGCCTCACCGGGGAGCAGAAGGACGAACTGCGTGCTCTGGCTGAAAAAGCGCCGCTTTTCTGGTCCTCCAACATGAGCATCGGCATCAATGTACTGCTGAAAATCCTGCCGGAACTGACCAAGGCTCTGGGCGAAAGCTATGACATCGAAATGGTGGAACTGCACCATAACCGCAAAAAGGACTCTCCCAGCGGCACGGCTCTGACCTTGGGCGAATGCCTGGCCGAGGCGCGCGGCTGGAAGCTCCCGGACGTGCGCTGTTCCTCCCGCGACGGCATTATCGGCGAGCGGCCTAAGGCCCAGATCGGTATCCAGGCCATCCGGGGCGGCGATGTGGTGGGCGTGCATACCATTTATTTCATGGGACCCGGCGAGCGCATCGAAGTGAGCCACCAAGCCCATTCGCGCGAGACTTTCGCCCAGGGGGCCCTGCGCGCCGCCGCTTGGCTGTCCCGACAAAAGCCGGGGAAGCTTTACGGCATGCAGGATATGTTTTGACGACATCGACACACGAGAGCTTTTGAAAGGCAGTCCAATGGGGCTGCCTTTTTGCAGGGCCGGGTATTAAAAATATCCAAACGCTTTTGCGGATTTTCCGTGAAAGTATCGCAAGGCGAATTCGCTTCACGCGATACTTTCAAGCGCAACATGCCCGACTTCCCCCTTACGCCCGGTTCATGCGCAGCACCGTACCCACGATCAGCAGGCCGCCCGCGATCATGCGCGGGCCCGGCGTTTCTCCGAACAGCAGCCACGCCGCCAGGATGGCGTACACCGGCTCAAGGCTGATGATTACGGCCGCCCGTCGGGCTTTGAGCGCGGCCAGACTGCTGACGTACAGGCTGTAGGCCAGAGCCGTGCAGATCAGCCCGAGGCAGGCGATCCAGAGCCAGTCCAGATCGGAAACGGACGAAAACTGTTCGGCGGTAAAGGGCAGCAGGCAGACGATAATGACCAGATTCTGCCACCAACAGGCCTGGGTGCCGGACATATTGGTGGCTGTACGGCGGTTGGCGATAGCCACCAGGGCGTAGACCGCGCCGGAAAGCACGCCCCAGGCCAGACCGGCGGTAGCGGCGTCGGCCAGGGAAAAACTGGGCGTGATCAGCACCAGGCCGCAACTGACCAGAAACATGCAGGCGTATTCGCGCCCGCTGGGCTTTTCCCGATAGGCCAGCGCCTCGAACAGGGTCGTGAAGGCCGGAAAGCAGGCAAAGCCCAAGGTGCCCACGGCCACGCCGCCCAACTGAATGCCCATGAAGAAGGTGACGAAGTGGACGGTCAGCAGCGTGCCGCTCAGGGCAAGCCCCGCCAGATCCCGGCAGCGCAGCCCCTGCCAGGGCGCATGACGGCGAGCCAGGCAGAGCAGGCTCAGCGCGCCCACGGCAAAAAACGCCCGACCGCAGACCAGCATGGCCGGAGAGCAGGCGCAGAGTTTGCCGAAAATGCCGGACAGGCCGAAAAGTACTGTGGCGGCGTGCATCCGCAGCAGGGCGGATTTGAGCGCGCGGGAAGCGTCCGTTTCTCCTTCGGATCGGGGCGTCATGGCTCCTCCTCAAGTCCGCCCTGGGCAGGGTTCTGATCGTGTGCGCTGAAGCTCCGCGCTGCGCAAGCAAGTGGGCCGTCCGCCGTACAGGCGGAACCAACTGGAAATGTTTCTGAAATCATGTCTAGATCATGTCTTGAATTTTTCTGCAAGGTAGTGTAGCCACTAAAACAGATGCGTTTTGAAAGTGTTTATTTTCAAAGCTGTGACGCTGCCCTTACCTCATCGCTGCTGTCGCCACCCACAAGCCGCACTGCGAGAATGGCTGGCGTTCTGGAGCAGATTACCTTTGAAATTTTACAAATTTCAAAGTTGGCATTCCGGCGAAAAACGTGGTTTTCGCCGGAATCCACGCCGCTTCGCGGCGCGCCGCACCGTGTGCGGCGTTAGAGCAATTTCAAAGTGAAATTCTCTAAAAAAGCGATTTTCATTGGGGTCGGGCGCGGGTGTCTGCATCTTTGTTCCCGATGCCCGTAAGCCCTTCGGGCCAACGGACACGGTCCTACGGCCGCTCTTCGGGGCAGTCTTGCAGTCGCCGGGCATTTTACATTTTCAATGTAAACATGCTCCAAGAAAGCAGGTGGCGCATAACATAAAAATGATACCCGGTTCACAGGCCGGGCCGCACGTAAGTATCGGGGGCATCCATGCCGCAGGTTGCAGCACGCATCAATGATGATCAGGAACGCTGGCTCAAAGATTATTTTCGCACCAAAAGCGCGGGAGCGGAATTTATTCTGCCTTGGGCGGTGGATACTTTTTTTCGGGCCATTACCAGCATCAAACACATGTTCAGCGCGGCCGAGCTGAAAACCATCGTGGAAGCCCACAAGGACATGAAGCTGATGCCCGACCACACCCGGCTGTCCTACCTTTTGCTGCGGGTGACGGATGCCTGTGACGTCAATAACGTGCATCTGCGCCATGGGGCCAGCAAATCCAGCCTGGAATCAAAACTCAAAGGGCTGGACGACACGCAGGCCACCGCCCTGATGGTCTGGGCCTCGGCCTTCTGGGTCAGCCGCAACTGCTCCGCGGAAAATATGGACGAATACATCCGGGCCTATTGAGCTTCCAGCCCGCCGTTATCCCTTCAGGAACAGACAGAAATATCCCCGAATTTTCCAGGCCGCCTGCGCGGCCTTTTTTCAGATCGCGACCTCTCGGTGTTGTTGCGCGCCTGAGCGGCCAAGCCAAAGGCGGAAATATGCTTCAGATTCTGCGGGCCAAGCTGCACGGCATTCACGTGACCGGCTGCGTGCTGGATTATCACGGTTCCATTACGCTTGATCCCGAGCAGTGCGCCCTGGCGGGCATCTACCCACTGGAATTTGTCAATATCTGGAACAAGAACAGCGGACAGCGCATTTCCACCTATGTGATCTACGGCGAGGCCGGTTCCCGCTGTTGCATCCTTAACGGCGCGGCCGCGCGTACCTGCCAGCAGGGCGATGAACTGATCATCAGTGCCGTGGAGTATGTCAACGGCCCCAAAGATATCTATGCCAGAAAGCCTGTGGTGCTGACTTTCGACGCCGGTAACGCCGTGCTTGAGCGTTTGCGCTATGTGGTGGGAGGCGAGGAAAGCGGGGAATTTACCTTCAACGTCGTTGAAGAGCCCATGTAGAACGGGCTTGGCTATTCATTGTACAGGGTCAGATAGAGGTCGCCCTGCCAGGGGCCTACGCGCTTGCCCAGACCGCGCAGGCGCACGGGCTTGCCCACCGCGAAATCCGGCGGCAGGGTGATTTCCACCGTATGCAGTTCGCCGGAAAGTCCCCGGCGGATCTGCAGGCGCACGCGCCTGCCCGGAGCAAGCCGGGCTGTGGGCAGGGTCAGGCTCTGCTCCTCGTCAATCTGGCGGCGCAGCCAGTCTTTGACCACGCCCTTGACGCCCTTGTTGAAGTCCAAATTCCATTTGGGTGTGCCCCAGGCCAGATTGCCCTGGTGCAGCTTGGTGCTTTTCTTCTCTTGGGCTGCCGGGCGGGGCTGAGCCGCATTCTTGGGGGCTTCACTCTGATGCTGGTCGGCCTGCTGGCGGTTCAGCTCGCTGTAAATGTCCTCAAAGACACGCCGGGCAAAAGGATCATTAAGCAGATCCCGCAGTACATCCTGTTCGGCGTAGGCGTTGGAGGCGTTTCCGGCCTGCTGCGCAGTCGGTTCGTTCCGGGGCTCCGTCTGAGATTCATTCCGCGTGTCCCGGGAGGTGCCGGATGCCGCCTGGCTGTTCGCTTGTGCCGAAGCCCGGGCTTCCTCGCGCGGCGCTCCCTGGCCGTTGCCCGAAGGCGCGCCGGTCGGCTGTTCCGTCTGTTCGCGGCGCTCTTCCGCCTGCGCTTCGCCGGAGGCCGACGGGCCTTCCGCCCGGGCCGCGCGGCGGGCCTGATCCTTGTGTCTGGCGTCCTCGGCCGGTTTGAGTACGGCAGAAAGAGCCACATAGGCTTCATTGAGCAGCTGGAACTGACGGCTGGCGTCGGCATTGCCGGGGTTCAGATCCGGATGGAGCTCAAAGGCGCGACGGCGGTAGGCCCGTTTGACGGCCTGCAGATCCGCGCCCTTGTCGAGCTTGAGGATTTCGTAGCATTCCTTGACGGAGAGCTGGCGGGGGCGGCGTCGCATCGTAGTTACTTAAGGATCAGCGCGTTGGCTTCACAGGAAGGGTCATGGGCCAGCAGGCCTTCTTCGCGCAAATAGGCGAGGCCCCGGCGGGCGAATTCGGCATGACGCACTTCGGGCGCGATGCCGGGGCAGAAGTCCTTGGCCAGGGCCAGACTGGCCGGATCTTCGATATTGCCCCGGAAAAAAGGCCAGGCCCGACAGATGGCAGGCTTGCCTTCATGCACGCCGCAACCCTGGCCGTCCCGGAAAAAGATACAGCGGCCGTCGTCGCCCGTGCGGATTTTGAGTTTTCCACCCGAGTGTTCGCCGTAGCGTTTAACGGCCTCTTCCGGCGCGAGATGCAGAAATGCGGCAAGACGCGTGAGGTCGGCGGGGCTGACCACAATGCCGCCGCGGCCTTCACAGCAGTGGCCGCACATGCGGCATTGAAACACAGTTTCCGTGCTCTCGGAAGCCATGAACAACCAACCTTATGCTTGCTGTTCCGCCGCGCTGCCAAGCAGGCGGGCGTGTTCCACCATCAGGCAGGCGTTTTCCACCACGGCCACGCCCGCCGCCTCAAGCAGTTCCCGCGCTTCGGGCGAGACAATGCCTGACTGCATCCAGAAAACTTTGGGCCGCCAAGGCAGGGCCAGCACTTGGCGCGCGTGCTCCGGGCAATGCTGCGGCGCGCGGAAAACGTCAATAATATCCACGGGCTTGGGCAAGGCGGCCAAGTCCTGGTAGGCCGCAAGCCCCCAGACCGTGGCGCGCGCGGGATGCACCGGCCATATCTTGTAACCCTGTCTCAGCAGATAGCGGCCCACGCCGTCCACCGGCTGGCCGGGCTTATCTTTGGCCCCCAATATGGCAATATCTTTGGCGTTGCGTAACAAGGCGCGCAACCATATGTCGTCAGGCATGGCAAAATCCGCCGAAGGTGTGACGCTGAAGGCAGCCGTCCGGCAATCCCGACGGCATGTTCCATGTTTGTAATTTATCACTTTAGCTGGCTCCGGCAAAATGCGCAAGCGGACATGCCGTCGCGCCGGGACGATTGGCGTCTTGCCAGAGAAGCGGGCCTGTGGTACGCCGCGCGGCATGGAACTTCGGAAAGAGGAAAACATAACAATGGCGCAATCGACTGGGAAACAAGCGCGCGGCTGGGCCTGGGCCGCCGCCGTGCTGACGCCTCTGGCCTATCTGCTGTTCTACACGCCCTACGGCATGGATACCACGGATTTCGGCTATTTTTACGGTTATGCCTGGCGCATTCTGGAAGGGCAGGTGCCCTATCGGGATTTTTATTACATCAAGCCCGCTCTGCCTTTGTACTGGCATGCTTTCTGGATGTGGCTCACGCCGGAGAACGTCAACGTGCTGGCGGGCAAGGCCGGTTTCGTGGCGGGCATGCTGGCGGCTTCCTGGTTCGCGGCACTTTTTCTGAACAGGCTCTTCCGCCTGGAGGCCTTGGGTCTGCCCTTGCCTCTGCTGGCTACCTGCGGCTTCGTCTGGGGCGTGCACAGTTTTCCGCATATGCCCTGGCATACGGTGGACGGCATCCTTTTCGCCGGAGGGGCCCTCTGGGCCGCCGTGAGCGGCTGGCCCGCGGCCGCCGGACTGCTGGCGGGCTGCGCCATGCTTTGCAAGCAGTCCTTTTTGCTGGTGCCCCCGGCGGTGGTCCTGCTGATCTGGCTGATTCGGCCCCGGCGGCGGGAAGCCGTATACTGTCTGGCCGCCTGGCTGGGCCTCGTGGCTCTGGCCTATGGTCTGCTGTATCATGCCGGGGCCCTGGGCGCGTTTTCGCGCATGACCACGGGCCAACTGGATATCCGCGAAGCCCTGGACGCGGGCATTTTCATTTATCTGCGCCAGAGCTGGTGGCTGCCAGGATTGGCCGTTCTGCCCTGGCTGGCGGCCAGGTTGCTCAAAAAGCCTTTGCCCGCCGCCCCGCAACCGGCCTACATCTATCTTTTGCTGCTGGCGCTCTGGTATATCCGGGAAGTGCTGCGCACGCAGACCTGGATCGGCTATGGCCTGTCCTGGCCCACCCTGTTCGTCTTACTGGGGGGCCTGTGCGTGCTCTTTCCCCAGGTCTTCCTGACGCCCTGGCTGCGCGACGTCGCGTCGCCGCATCCGCGCTGGCGGGCCAGCGTGGGCCTGGGCGCGGCCCTGCTGGCGGCCTGGTCTGTCGCCATCAGCGGCGGCTACAAGATCCCGGCTTTTTTCGCCGTGCCCCTGCTTTTTTCTTTTTTTCTGGTGCACGCCCGTCTGGGCGGCAATGTGCGCGTTCTGGCCTGGGCCAGCCTGCTGACCGGTCTGCTGATCTTTGGGGTCGGGTATCAATACCCCTATGTCTTTCCGGTGCGGCCCATGCCCCGCGCCGCGCTGAACCTGGACGCCGGGCAGATCTACCCCAAGGCCGGCGGCGTCAGGGTGGACGCGGACATGTACGCCAGACTGGCGGAACTCAAGGCTCTGCGGGCCAAGTACGGGCCGAACTACAAAACCATGCCCGGCTTTTCCTTTGCCTACTACCTCAACAACGATAGGCCGGTCTATGGCTCCGACTGGCTCATCGACTGGGAAATCAACGCCGAGGTGGATGCCCTGTATCAGGAACTGCTGGACAAGAAGCTCACGGTTTTCATGGAACGGGATCAGCTGGACACGCGCAAGGCCGACGCCTATGACCGCGCCGGGTACTCCGTACCGCAGAGGGTGCGCCATGAGTGGCGGGTGGTGGAAGAAACGCCCCACTTCGTGGTTTTCCAGCCTCCCCTGGCGCGGGAACAGAGCGCCGGAGCAAAAAACCCAGCACCGTCGAAACCATAGCTGAAGCAAGGATAAGTCAGAGCAGGTTAACTTTCGAAGAGAAACAGTTCCTAGCTGGCAGCGGCGCTCCTGGCCGGAACGCCGCTTTCCTTCAGCGGGCCGGAGAACAGGGGCTTGACGGCATACAGCTTGTCGGTCTTGCCGAAAAGATAAACGATATCGTCGGCCTCAAAGCGGGTTTGCGGTCCCGGCGAAGCCTCGATTTCGCCCTGGCGGTGGATCGCCACCACAGTTACGCCGTAGCGGGGCCGCAGGCCGCTCTGGGCCAGAGGCTGGCCGCACAGAGGCGAATCCGCCCCCAGCCGCATGGCCTGCACGCCCATGTCCGGCAGACGGCTGACCACCTCATCCAGGGGGTCCACCGCATTGCTCATGCGCCGGATCATCCGGTAGTTCATCTGGCGGATGCGCGCGGCAAAGGCGTCGATATCCTGCCGGGGTATCAGATACTGGGTAAGCACGCGGCTGAAGACCTCAATGGAGGTTTCAAATTCCTCGGCGATCACGTCGTTGGCTCCCAGGCGGCGCAACGGGGCCACTTCGGTCACAAAACGGGTGCGAGCCACGATGTACAGATTGGGATTGAGCCTGCGCGCCTCGATGGTAATGGCCCGCACCGCCGCCGGGTCGGAAATGATGATCGCCAGCACCCGCGCCTTTTCCACGCCCAGGTGTTCCAGCACCACCGGCTGGGTGGCGTCGCCGTGGGTGATGGGCTCCTTGTCGTGATAGCGGTGCACGGTTTCGGGATTCATTTCCAGAATGGTGTAGGCAATGCCCGATTCGTGCGCCACATGGGCCAGATGCTTGCCGCTGATGCCGAAGCCCACGATGATCAGATGGTCTTCCAGCGAACTCTCTTCGCCGGTATTTTCCTCGTTCTCCAGTTGTTTTTTATTGCGCCAGCCCGTGAGCAGGTCGGCCAGGCGCGGAGCTATGGCGATCAGGCCGGGGGTAAGCATCATGGTCAACACGCTTACGGCCAGAAAGTTCTGGTAGGCGGTCATGTCGAAAAGGCCTGCTGCAAGGCCGGAAGCGGCCAGCACAAAGGAGAATTCGCCCACCTGGGCCAGCGACAGGGCGGTGATGATGGCCGCGCGCAGGGGATAGCCCTGGATCAGCACCGCGGGCAGGGCCAGCAAGGCTTTGATAAGGACGAACAGACAGGTGCTCAAGATGATATCAAAGAAATGATGCGCGAAAAAGTCCACATTGAGCATCATGCCCACGGAAATGAAAAAAAGGCTCATGAACACGTCGCGATAGGGCAGGATGCCGGAGATGACGCTCATGCTGTACTGAGAGCGGGCCAGCAGTAAACCGGCCAGAAAGGCCCCCAGGGAAAGGGAAAGACCGAGGGCGCTGGTCAGCAGGGCCATGCCCATGCACAGGCCCAGCGTGGTCAGCAGCAGGATTTCACGGGTGCGCGTGCGCATGACGGCTTCCATCAGACGATCGAGCCCGAAATGGGCGAAAAGCAGCACGCCGCCCAGTGCCAGGACCACCCAGAGGACGGAAAAAAACGCGTTTTCCAGCGAAAGCTCCAGTGTGCCCGCCAGCAGCGGCACAGAGAGCAGCATGGGGGCCACCATGATGTCCTGGAATACCAGGATAGCCAGAGAAAGACGGCCTGTGGGCGTATTGGTGGTACCGCGTTCCTGCAGGATCCGCAGCACGATGGCCGAAGAGGAGAGGGCCACCAGGCAGCCCCAGAAAATGCCTTTCTGATAGGTGACGCCTTCCAGAAGAGCAAGGCCCATGACGGCCAGCACGGTCAGGCCGATCTGCAGGCTGCCGCCCAGAAAGACGGGGCGTTTGAGCCTGTTCAGGGCATCGCCCGAAAGTTCCATGCCGATGGTGAACAAAAGCATGGCGACGCCGATATCCGCCACCTGATCAATGGCCTCGCGGTTGCTGACGATACCCAGCAAGGACGGGCCGCAAAGCACGCCGGTAAGCAGAAAGCCCACCGTGGCGGGCAGTTTGAGGCGGTTACAGACAATGGTGACAACGATAGAGAGCAGAAAGATGATGACTATTTCGTAAAGAAAGGGGACTTCCATGCGGCCTCCGAGCCATGCAAAATAGCATTGGCGGCCACCCCGCGCAAGATGCGCGGCCTGCGGCATCGTGAGGCGCTTTTACTTTTCAGGCCCTTGGGGCATACTTGTCGCAGTGCTTTCTTTTTACGAGGAGACATGGAGATGGATATTTTTGAAGCCCTGTTCACCCGGCGCAGCATCCGCAAATACACTCAGGAAGACGTCAGCGATGAAGACCTGAACATCCTGCTCAAGGCGGCCATGCTGGCTCCCAGCGCCAGCAACCGGCAGCCCTGGCACTTTGTGGTGGTGCGTGATCCCGATGTGCGCGCGGCCCTGGCGGGACGGCATCCCTATGCCAAAATGGCCGCCGACGCGCCGGTGGTGATCGTGGTCTGCGCGGATCTCAATGAAGAAAAAACCCCCGGTTTCTGGGTACAGGATTGTTCCGCCGCCACCCAAAACCTCATGCTGGCCGCGCGCGCCAGAAATCTGGGTTCTGTCTGGTGCGGCCTGCACCCGGTGGAGGACCGCATACTGCCGGTACGGGAAATACTCAATCTGCCGGACAACGTCATGCCTCTGAGCCTGGTGGCTCTGGGCCATCCCGCCCAGCCTTTTTCTGAAGCGGACCGCTTCCGCGCGGACAGGATCCATAACGACCGCTGGTAGGCAGGCGACCGGAGTATAGCGACAAAAAAGCCGCCCGGCGGAAAGCGGGCGGCTTTTGGCGTTGGGGAGGGAACTTGAAGCGTCATCTGACTAGAGCCGTTTGCGCTTGAAATTATCGCTCAACGGCGAAGTAAATTCGCCTTGCGATAATTTCGCTGTGCGGATTTCCACGGAAAATCCGCACAGCGCGTTGAGATATTTTCAATATCAAAACGCTCTAGCAGATGCCCTGGGCCAGCATGGCGTCGGCCACCTTGCGGAAACCGGCGATATTGGCGCCCATCACAAGGTTGCCGGGCTGGCCGAATTCAGCGGCCGTGGCGGCGGCGTTTTTGTAGATATTGGTCATGATCTGCTTCAACTTGCCGTCCACGGTTTCAAAGTCCCAGCTCTGCATGCTGGCGTTCTGAGCCATTTCCAGCTGGCTGGTGGCCACGCCGCCGGCATTGGCGGCCTTGGCCGGGCCATAGGCGATGCCCGCCTTGAGGAAGGCGTGCACGGCGTCCAGCGTGGAGGGCATGTTGGCCCCTTCGGCCACGCACTTGCAACCATTGGCCAGCAGAACCTCGGCGTCGGCCAGGTTGAGTTCGTTCTGCGTGGCGCAGGGGAAGGCTGCAAAGCAGGGAACGGACCACACGGCGTTACGGCCCTGGGGGTAATCGCTCACCGAAGTGTATTTGGCCGAGGGCACCAGTTCGGCATAACGGCTCAGGGAAGCGCGTTCCACTTCCTTGACCTGCTTCAGCACATCCAGCC is a genomic window containing:
- a CDS encoding YkgJ family cysteine cluster protein — protein: MASESTETVFQCRMCGHCCEGRGGIVVSPADLTRLAAFLHLAPEEAVKRYGEHSGGKLKIRTGDDGRCIFFRDGQGCGVHEGKPAICRAWPFFRGNIEDPASLALAKDFCPGIAPEVRHAEFARRGLAYLREEGLLAHDPSCEANALILK
- a CDS encoding aspartate 1-decarboxylase, with amino-acid sequence MLQILRAKLHGIHVTGCVLDYHGSITLDPEQCALAGIYPLEFVNIWNKNSGQRISTYVIYGEAGSRCCILNGAAARTCQQGDELIISAVEYVNGPKDIYARKPVVLTFDAGNAVLERLRYVVGGEESGEFTFNVVEEPM
- a CDS encoding DMT family transporter, with protein sequence MTPRSEGETDASRALKSALLRMHAATVLFGLSGIFGKLCACSPAMLVCGRAFFAVGALSLLCLARRHAPWQGLRCRDLAGLALSGTLLTVHFVTFFMGIQLGGVAVGTLGFACFPAFTTLFEALAYREKPSGREYACMFLVSCGLVLITPSFSLADAATAGLAWGVLSGAVYALVAIANRRTATNMSGTQACWWQNLVIIVCLLPFTAEQFSSVSDLDWLWIACLGLICTALAYSLYVSSLAALKARRAAVIISLEPVYAILAAWLLFGETPGPRMIAGGLLIVGTVLRMNRA
- a CDS encoding J domain-containing protein, which encodes MRRRPRQLSVKECYEILKLDKGADLQAVKRAYRRRAFELHPDLNPGNADASRQFQLLNEAYVALSAVLKPAEDARHKDQARRAARAEGPSASGEAQAEERREQTEQPTGAPSGNGQGAPREEARASAQANSQAASGTSRDTRNESQTEPRNEPTAQQAGNASNAYAEQDVLRDLLNDPFARRVFEDIYSELNRQQADQHQSEAPKNAAQPRPAAQEKKSTKLHQGNLAWGTPKWNLDFNKGVKGVVKDWLRRQIDEEQSLTLPTARLAPGRRVRLQIRRGLSGELHTVEITLPPDFAVGKPVRLRGLGKRVGPWQGDLYLTLYNE
- a CDS encoding cation:proton antiporter; its protein translation is MEVPFLYEIVIIFLLSIVVTIVCNRLKLPATVGFLLTGVLCGPSLLGIVSNREAIDQVADIGVAMLLFTIGMELSGDALNRLKRPVFLGGSLQIGLTVLAVMGLALLEGVTYQKGIFWGCLVALSSSAIVLRILQERGTTNTPTGRLSLAILVFQDIMVAPMLLSVPLLAGTLELSLENAFFSVLWVVLALGGVLLFAHFGLDRLMEAVMRTRTREILLLTTLGLCMGMALLTSALGLSLSLGAFLAGLLLARSQYSMSVISGILPYRDVFMSLFFISVGMMLNVDFFAHHFFDIILSTCLFVLIKALLALPAVLIQGYPLRAAIITALSLAQVGEFSFVLAASGLAAGLFDMTAYQNFLAVSVLTMMLTPGLIAIAPRLADLLTGWRNKKQLENEENTGEESSLEDHLIIVGFGISGKHLAHVAHESGIAYTILEMNPETVHRYHDKEPITHGDATQPVVLEHLGVEKARVLAIIISDPAAVRAITIEARRLNPNLYIVARTRFVTEVAPLRRLGANDVIAEEFETSIEVFSRVLTQYLIPRQDIDAFAARIRQMNYRMIRRMSNAVDPLDEVVSRLPDMGVQAMRLGADSPLCGQPLAQSGLRPRYGVTVVAIHRQGEIEASPGPQTRFEADDIVYLFGKTDKLYAVKPLFSGPLKESGVPARSAAAS
- a CDS encoding CoA-binding protein is translated as MPDDIWLRALLRNAKDIAILGAKDKPGQPVDGVGRYLLRQGYKIWPVHPARATVWGLAAYQDLAALPKPVDIIDVFRAPQHCPEHARQVLALPWRPKVFWMQSGIVSPEARELLEAAGVAVVENACLMVEHARLLGSAAEQQA
- the dapB gene encoding 4-hydroxy-tetrahydrodipicolinate reductase, which translates into the protein MSTAIIVVGANGRMGRTISGLAANDPAYTLAGLVDSKEHLDALSGAGCPVADSLEALLPQVPGAVVIDFTAPAVSLHSARVAARTGHALVIGTTGLTGEQKDELRALAEKAPLFWSSNMSIGINVLLKILPELTKALGESYDIEMVELHHNRKKDSPSGTALTLGECLAEARGWKLPDVRCSSRDGIIGERPKAQIGIQAIRGGDVVGVHTIYFMGPGERIEVSHQAHSRETFAQGALRAAAWLSRQKPGKLYGMQDMF
- a CDS encoding nitroreductase family protein; translated protein: MDIFEALFTRRSIRKYTQEDVSDEDLNILLKAAMLAPSASNRQPWHFVVVRDPDVRAALAGRHPYAKMAADAPVVIVVCADLNEEKTPGFWVQDCSAATQNLMLAARARNLGSVWCGLHPVEDRILPVREILNLPDNVMPLSLVALGHPAQPFSEADRFRADRIHNDRW